TGAAAGCTCAAAGGTTTTATGTTGTTCTCCCTGAAATAGGATTGTGTATCCTTATCACTTAAAAAATTCTCAACGGTTCTAGCACCTGAAGTTAGCTGTGAACCTTGGTCACTTAAACAGAGTTCAGGCACCCCAAACTCGAAACAATGGAGCTGAAGTGCTCGCAAAAAGGATATCACCGAAAGGTCTACACAAACCTTAAGATTTATGGCTCTGGACCATAAACAGGTGATACATAATATCCATACCTTTGATTTCTTACCCATCCAATATACCCAGTAAGGTCCAAAATAGTCAATGAAAATATACCTGTAAGGTATGGTTGGAGGAGAAACCCTAAATTCTCTATAAGGGGACTGATTTAACTTTATAGTTCTACCGTTAAATCTACGGCAGTGAACACAAGTTTTCAAGACTTTCTTTACAGTAGAAAAACTGCAAGGAATCCAAAACTGTTTCCTAGCCTCAGATAATGTGGCATATATTCCAGAATGAGCTAACTTAAcatgaaaatttctaataatttcttcagTCAATTTACTGTTTTTGGCCAAAAGAATGGGGAATACATAACTACCGTCTCTCCacttatgaaatttacttttaactcttagtaaaccagatttcttttcaatgaataaatttagttgacttactatgttaggcatatccctaattttagggttcctttctctgaaatatttaaaaacatccggAAAATTTTGGCGTTGATCTTGCAAAATCATCAGTTGCCATGCATTCAAAGAAATTTCATCATTACTGAAAACCTCAAAATGGTCATACTTGCCAGATTTGTTCTTTAACTTCCGTTTGACATTGTTTATGAATGTCAGTACATGTTTGTAGACCGAAATCAAATGAAGCCAATCGAAATTTCCAACTGTAGAATTCAAAATGCCTCCCATCTCTGGCTCAGTCACACTCCCTATCTCACAGTGGCCTTCTGAAACTTCAAGTACATTGGTTAAAGGATTTGGGATCGTTACATCCAAACTGTCATCTTCCAAGATATCATGAATAGTATCAGGTCCTGTGAAGAAACTTGATTTTATCAACCTCTTATATGACAATGACCTGGTAGTACAATCTGCAGGATTTATCATACCTGCACAAAATTTGAAAGTCACAGGGACCGTTTCACATAGATTCTCTATTCTTTGCAAcctattcataacaaaaatacttagtttttttaatttatcaaacctATTTGTTCGAGAATTTAACCAATTCAGTGCAACTGCACTATCTGAGAAAACTACCAATTTTGTAATGTTTATGGGAGAGACACACTCTGAACCACTAAGTTCCTTATAAATGTCAACAATAGTTTCCGTACCAAGCAAGAGAgattgaaattcaagagaagggatAGACTTTAGCTCTAACTGACgtccaattattctattttttgacaGAAGGAAACTTACCTCCTTTGTTCGCAAGTTCTTGATAAAGAGCACAACTCCATATATAAGCTTACTAGAATCACAAAAAGCAATAATTTGGAAAGGATCATTCCTGCGACCAACAAATCTCTTCACTGCAATTTCAGGAACACCATTTACTTGCTTGCAAATATTAGACCATTCTCGTAGCTCCTCACCAGAGAGTCTATCGTCCCATCCAACTTCTTTCCTGCATTGTAACGAGTGCATAAATAATCTAGCCCTGTTTAATAAAGGACCATAAAATGAGAACACATCAAAATTGGCTGCAATAGAACTTAAAATTTGTCTTTTGGTCGTTGCATCCTTATCAAGTACCAACTTGCTTGCCGAAAGAGTATCACTGTTTCTGTCCCAAAGCAAACCAAGCAATTTTACTTTTGTAGGagtcttttccttatctttatctaCCTGTTGCTGCAGAGAGTCATCATTGGTTATGAACTGCTGCAATTCAAatttatagggagaaaatatactgtcAAGTTTCTCATAAACCCATTTCAACCTGTCTATATCATTGGTCGTGTAAGCCAAGTTATCCATGTAAGCTAAGTTATATAACTCTGTCTTcaattcctttacatcaatattgtcaccttggacatccaacatcaaaattttataaagtgctaacattaataaagttggactacatggcaaaccaaatggaagtctgcaatgtttataaacaattaagGAATAGTCCTTTTTACATACGTTCCTATACCAATAAAAGAGTAACCTACTTTGATCTGAAGGCACCAACTTAATCATCAGAAATgccttttttatatcaaaacataacaatttttcattaaatcttagctgtaaaatagaagtagaaattttcttattcaaacaaGGACCAGCAAAAATAGTTTGATTATGAGATAGAGTTAAAGGTTTATCTTTGTCAGATTCACACAAATTTGACAAAAATACATTACGGCATTTTGTAGACTCTCGGTCCATCTTGAACACTGGCATGTGCGGCAGGAAGCTATGTTGAGGGTTTTCCTCCAAGAATTGCTCCAAGTTGGATACTCTCTCTATAATGCCTAGTTGTTCCTGTTCTTTAAAAACCTCGTCCATCATTTGTAAAGCATTATCCTTTTtgctaaatttcttaaaatttgattttaatattgcttttgacagattttgattcttaccaagcaaatgagctactttcccattccataacagaggcataactaaccttccaTCACGATCTCTACAAGTATTTTCTAAAGCAAATTCTACTACTTTCCTGTTCTCCTCATTAAAGTCTTCGTCATATAAGTTAGAATCACTGTGCGAAAAACTTTCTGCCTTCGAGGAAAGAATTTCTTCTGCTGCTCTCTCGAGTTCAGCTTCAACAATCTGACCcttatttaaaacagaaatattagcaCAAGCAGGGAACTTTAATTCCTCTACCGAATCTAAGAACAATCCATCCATATTCAAATTACTATCAACTTCAAGGGGACCCTCACCCTTTGCACAAACTTCAGAAGAATGCTTTATCCGGTCTGGTAATAGAGCTAGATTTTGCTTATACCTTTCAATGTCACCTACAAGCATCACTCCTAAGGGTGATTCTAAGTAAACAGAGGGAATCACTTCAGAACTACCTCCAAACAGCACATCCTTCTGTGGTACTAAATGAGAGTTATCATTTCCCAAGAGTAATTTTATATCTTCAACTTTGTCCCCAGACATATGCAAAGTTTTGTCGGCTAATACATAGCCCTTATCCTTAAATATTTGAGCTACTTCAGAGATACCtggcaaaactaatttcaaattaatagactTCATGGCAATAGCAGTAAAATAAT
The Palaemon carinicauda isolate YSFRI2023 unplaced genomic scaffold, ASM3689809v2 scaffold753, whole genome shotgun sequence DNA segment above includes these coding regions:
- the LOC137637450 gene encoding uncharacterized protein; the encoded protein is MPPKSISRSFRSALRQQVTKKCNFIERFVSSMSVSDANEHMNMLVDLKEKLDKVNNEVLKEIWDSADKDDNGDELVSEEMDTWFVYDDRLSKCLSLLKTAVSLSPGNLSDRSRSEISQLKLPELPLPTFGNREGEDISKFLREFEATIDKYDLSTHVKFTLLTRQLSGDSLKLVNSLDCSNRSYEEAKKLLQKAFADTLSQQYRVIKQLSELKLTYQSDPYDFISNMRIICNQFEALSIDQNIVLQYFIWNGFNDCFKNQLMHITGSNKPSLQQIDEHIFTALERYRNISKKFNVKQGNLEKKVVPNSNCLASAVVNVEKSKVKECSLCLADNKGDIDHPIFKCSVYVTPQSKIEKLKQLNFCTNCTYDSHKTSDCRFKFNRKCKHCNKWHFSYLCKFRKDPKSTANNLKNDSDNQEVTNQTAKGNCKEKSNSNSVVSNLTWSDLGVLRISCNPVTAMPSFSLNDNGDRGIKDSGSQVTFVEEDWAKSMQFEVVDPNYSLVVNGINSSKPLATVVYKVKLNDDYFTAIAMKSINLKLVLPGISEVAQIFKDKGYVLADKTLHMSGDKVEDIKLLLGNDNSHLVPQKDVLFGGSSEVIPSVYLESPLGVMLVGDIERYKQNLALLPDRIKHSSEVCAKGEGPLEVDSNLNMDGLFLDSVEELKFPACANISVLNKGQIVEAELERAAEEILSSKAESFSHSDSNLYDEDFNEENRKVVEFALENTCRDRDGRLVMPLLWNGKVAHLLGKNQNLSKAILKSNFKKFSKKDNALQMMDEVFKEQEQLGIIERVSNLEQFLEENPQHSFLPHMPVFKMDRESTKCRNVFLSNLCESDKDKPLTLSHNQTIFAGPCLNKKISTSILQLRFNEKLLCFDIKKAFLMIKLVPSDQSRLLFYWYRNVCKKDYSLIVYKHCRLPFGLPCSPTLLMLALYKILMLDVQGDNIDVKELKTELYNLAYMDNLAYTTNDIDRLKWVYEKLDSIFSPYKFELQQFITNDDSLQQQVDKDKEKTPTKVKLLGLLWDRNSDTLSASKLVLDKDATTKRQILSSIAANFDVFSFYGPLLNRARLFMHSLQCRKEVGWDDRLSGEELREWSNICKQVNGVPEIAVKRFVGRRNDPFQIIAFCDSSKLIYGVVLFIKNLRTKEVSFLLSKNRIIGRQLELKSIPSLEFQSLLLGTETIVDIYKELSGSECVSPINITKLVVFSDSAVALNWLNSRTNRFDKLKKLSIFVMNRLQRIENLCETVPVTFKFCAGMINPADCTTRSLSYKRLIKSSFFTGPDTIHDILEDDSLDVTIPNPLTNVLEVSEGHCEIGSVTEPEMGGILNSTVGNFDWLHLISVYKHVLTFINNVKRKLKNKSGKYDHFEVFSNDEISLNAWQLMILQDQRQNFPDVFKYFRERNPKIRDMPNIVSQLNLFIEKKSGLLRVKSKFHKWRDGSYVFPILLAKNSKLTEEIIRNFHVKLAHSGIYATLSEARKQFWIPCSFSTVKKVLKTCVHCRRFNGRTIKLNQSPYREFRVSPPTIPYRYIFIDYFGPYWVYWMGKKSKVWILCITCLWSRAINLKVCVDLSVISFLRALQLHCFEFGVPELCLSDQGSQLTSGARTVENFLSDKDTQSYFRENNIKPLSFQQYYKGHSELGSLVESCVKMVKRLIEGSIRNMVLEYLDFDFAVQNIVHIVNRRPIAFKEYLRNYDGTEPVPSPITPEILVKGHELNSLNIIPHLHPLPRADDTWVPDISPISHVKDSHRKLRKARESIIEIYNKEFVVQLVNQATDKRSRYQPVNHKLLEVGDIVLIKEPLLKPTNFPMGIVKEIKLNSLGEVTGATVLKGKSREETKRHVSSLIPLLYKREYEVKFNDKAQSPCEDKLSKEDEVKERPKRRAAMIGKDKVKKLLDDSLA